In a genomic window of Alcanivorax sp.:
- a CDS encoding YheV family putative metal-binding protein yields the protein MKRQFIAGATCPECGQMDKIQRVIDGDKQWMECVACGATKDLDAKPPETTDALARPVTLQPAKK from the coding sequence ATGAAACGCCAATTCATTGCCGGGGCTACCTGTCCGGAATGCGGACAGATGGACAAGATCCAGCGCGTCATCGACGGTGACAAGCAGTGGATGGAATGCGTTGCTTGCGGCGCCACCAAGGATCTGGATGCCAAGCCACCGGAAACCACAGATGCCCTGGCCAGGCCGGTCACTTTGCAGCCGGCAAAGAAATAA